GGTTCAAGAAACTTGGGGGGAGTCCATTGACACAAATTGCTTCAGTTATTGTGGCTGCTTGGAAGAAAAGGCATTTGGAATTACCCTCAGATTCTTCACTTCTCTTTGAAATTGATGATATTTTTGgtgaaggaaataaaaaaagcAAACAAAAGTTGCCCCATAGCAAGGAGTACCGGTGAGTTTTCCATCTACTTTTTCTAGTTTAGCTTATATATGTTTGACTTTAagtgtaaataatttttacacTAGCAGATCACTAAATATATAaggatttaaattatatatattgatagtgcacaataacaacaacaaaaaatccagAATAATCCTATAAGtgggagtctggggagggtagaacACAGCCTTAAGCTTATCCATACCTTGAGAAGGTAGAGATGTTTCCGGTAGACTCTCGGCTCAAATAAAGATGAAAAGAATCAGTAATAGCAATAAGCAGTAACaaaaagataataaataaaaccgaAACAAATAAAATAACATGCAGTAATAGAAACCTAAGAGTAAGAAAATACAAGAGTAACTGATAGTATAATTTTTTTCGTAATATTAATATAAGTTAACTTTTGTTAAAAGGTTAGTtactatattttgtatttttttagagTCATGAAATTGAGTCCTAATTCTAGATGTTAGACAAATAGACATTACCCTAGTTGAATCTTGTAAAGTAAAGATTCTatctttttatcttctttttgtaAAAAGAAGATTCCCTTTTGAATTATGGAAAATTTGGACGAAGGAAAAGCATTGATAGGTTTCCAGGAGACTAATATAAGCCACTAATGAGAAAAAGGATTTTCTACGTGCGACTAATATTGCTTGAAGTATTGACTTGATCACTTATATTGTTTGCAATTTTTCATAATAATTCAAAGTAGGTGTCTATGGTAAGTAGGTGATAGTTaataaaaaaaagcaaaagaaaagttgGTGCCAAGCTGTGAACTTATCCCCATATATAGTTGGCCAATCTTTGATGGCTCAACCAATTCAAGAACATCCTTCAATCAGATGCCTAACTTATTTCCATTTAATTTGACATGGACAGCCAATAAAGTATTATATAAGATACCTTGTTATTTGACTCACTCTTGAATGTATAGTTATATACTACTAATACTTAGTAACTAGCCTAAGTTGACCCTCTTCAATTAGTACAAAATTTTTACAGCTTATCCTACAAAAGAAACCTAATACCTttttgagtttaacttttatacaattgttagtataATACATTATCAGCTCATCATATAGTCAAATTTAAAGATAACTATATGTAACTGCGCATTATAATTACATGAAACTAGTTACCAAGAAAATAAGACAAACCACACGTCAACATGTGTAAATATTCTTTACACGGTCGGCAATTAGCATGAAGATAAGAGCAACTCATTAATACGATTGATATTTTGGGTATTCCAGTTGAGATTCCCGAACTTTGATGATTATCTTGTCATATCTAAACCAGTGAGACATCAAAGTTTGACATGTGCATTCTTTTCTAGTCGTAAATAGAGGAAAATAGAAAGATATGAACTTTCTTTTTGTGGCAAGAATGAACTTTCCACATTCCTAAAATACAACTAATTTAGAAAAGGTTTCTTTTACCAAAATAGCAATGAAGGAATATATTGCATGTAGGTTACAGTTTTTGACCCTGCTTTTGTCTTATTGTTTTGCAGATTCTTGGACAAGGCAGCCATTAAGGAAGATGATGACCTTGAATCTAATGGCACTAACGTTGTAATCAACAAGTGGAAATTAGCAACCTTAACCGATGTTGAAGAAGTAAAAATATTAATCAGAATGTTGCCAACTTGGGCCACAACTATTATGTTCTGGACTGTCTATGCACAAATGACCACATTTTCTGTGTCACAAGCTACAACAATGGATCGTCACATTGGAACCTTTGAAATTCCACCTGCTACACTCACCGTATTTTTCGTCGGAAGTATACTCTTGACCGTAATTTTCTACGATAGGATTATCGTTCCGATTTGTCGTCGTTTCATGAATAAACCTCATGGACTTACCCCATTACAAAGAATTTTCACAGGCCTAGTTCTTTCAATTTTGGCCATGATTGCTGCTGCCCTAACAGAGGTTAAGAGGCTAAAAGTTGCACATTTGCATGGATTGACCAATGATGCAAATGCCACGATTCCATTGACTGTATTTTGGTTAGTTCCGCAATTCTTGCTAGTGGGCGCAGGTGAAGCATTTACATATATTGGCCAACTTGATTTTTTCTTAAGGGAATGTCCAAAAGGGATGAAGACAATGAGTACAGGGCTATTTTTGAGTACACTTGCacttggatttttctttagtTCAATTTTGGTTACAATTGTGCATGTTGTGACTGGGACAACAAATCCATGGCTAGCTGATAATTTGAACCAAGGGAGGTTATATGATTTCTATTGGCTTTTGGCAATATTGAGtgtgtttaatttgatgtttTTCTTGTATTCCTCAAGAAAATATGTGTACAAGGAAAAGAGACTTGCTGAAATGGG
This DNA window, taken from Nicotiana tabacum cultivar K326 chromosome 15, ASM71507v2, whole genome shotgun sequence, encodes the following:
- the LOC107799198 gene encoding protein NRT1/ PTR FAMILY 6.3-like; the protein is MALPETQQDSKALPDAWDYKGRPALRSSSGGWASGAMILGVEAVERLTTLGIAVNLVTYLTGTMHLGNASSANNVTNFLGTSFMLTLLGGFVADTFLGRYLTIGIFATVQAMGVTILTISTIIPSLRPPKCEQVGSSSCIPANSKQLMVLYIALYMTALGTGGLKSSVSGFGTDQFDDSDKKEKGQMIKFFDWFFFFINVGSLGAVTVLVYIQDNLGREWGYGICACAIVIALVVFLFGTRKYRFKKLGGSPLTQIASVIVAAWKKRHLELPSDSSLLFEIDDIFGEGNKKSKQKLPHSKEYRFLDKAAIKEDDDLESNGTNVVINKWKLATLTDVEEVKILIRMLPTWATTIMFWTVYAQMTTFSVSQATTMDRHIGTFEIPPATLTVFFVGSILLTVIFYDRIIVPICRRFMNKPHGLTPLQRIFTGLVLSILAMIAAALTEVKRLKVAHLHGLTNDANATIPLTVFWLVPQFLLVGAGEAFTYIGQLDFFLRECPKGMKTMSTGLFLSTLALGFFFSSILVTIVHVVTGTTNPWLADNLNQGRLYDFYWLLAILSVFNLMFFLYSSRKYVYKEKRLAEMGIELEDDGPVCH